In Fibrobacter sp., the genomic window CGCAGTCGCACATGTCCACGCCGCGCTCGATGAGCTCCAGCAGGTTCCACGGCGTGCCCACGCCCATCACGTAACGGGCGTGGTCCTGCGGCAGAATGTCGGTGCAGAAGTCCGCAATCTCGTACATCGTCTCGGTGGGTTCGCCTACGGAGAGACCTCCCATCGCAAATCCGTCGGGCCCGAGTTCCGCGATGCGCTCGATGGCCTGTTTGCGCAGGTTCTTGTGCATGCCGCCCTGGATAATCCCGAAGAACTGCTGGTCGTACCCGTGGATGGGCGGGTGCTCCTTGAGCCACTGCATCGCTTCGGCTGTCCACTTGAGCGTAAACTTGAGGCTGTGTTCCGCTTCTTTTGCGGTGCTCGGGAAAGGCGTGCATTCGTCGAGCGCCATGATGATGTCGGCGCCGATTTCTCGTTGCGCATTCATCACGCTCGCGGGGCTGAAAAAGTGTTTTGAACCGTCAAGTATGCTTCTGAACTCGACGCCTTCCGGTGTAATCTTGCGCAAGTCCTTCAGGCTCCACACCTGGAATCCACCGCTGTCCGTGAGCACCGGGCCGTCCCAGGCCATGAACTTGTGGATGCCGCCCGCTTTTGCGATGCGGGGCGTGGTCGGGCGCAGGTACAGGTGGTACGTGTTCGCGAGGATGATTTCCGCCTTGATGTCCTTGAGCTGGGCGGGTGTCACGGCCTTCACGGTCGCTTCGGTGCCCACGGGCATAAAGATGGGGGTCGTCACGTCGCCGTGGTCGGTATGGACCACGCCCAGGCGCGCTTTCGATTTCTTTGAAGTCTTTAAAAGTTCGAAACGGTTCATTGTTGCTAAAGTTAGAAAAATGCTCGGAGCTTTTCTCTATGAAAAAAAAGAAACCGTCGGGTATGCGCCCGGCGGTTTTTGAATTAGGAATCTTTTCGATTAGAAGTCGAAGGCGGTTTCGAAGCCGAGCTTGAAGCCGACCTTGTCTTCGTTCTCGCCGACCGGAATGTCGAGCATGCCGAAGGCGGTCATGTTGAGGTGCTCGACCGGAGTGAGGTAGAGGCGGGCGCCGAGATCGATTGTCTTGGTGCCATCCTTGTCGCTGTCGAGGGTGTTGGTGTGGAATTCAACAGGGATGCCCAACTTCATGAAGCCGCCAAGCTTGATCGCGGGTTCGATGTAGGCGAACATGTATTCCGGAATTTCGAAGTCGTTTTCCTGGTGGACGGGATCGTATGTGGTGATGTCCTGGCCTTCAATCTCGTTGCGGTCGTTCTCACCGATGAAGGCGATGAAGAAGCTCGTCTTGATCTGGAACATGGCCACGTCGAAGGTGGGTTCAGCCAAGATGGTGTGCGCGACGGAGGTCATGTCGGCATTCGGGTCTACATCCTTGCTGTCGGCGAGGTAATCGGCATGGAAGCCGTACACGGCGCGGAATGCGAATCCGCCGATGGAAAGGCCTGCGTCAATACCGGTGTGCAGTTCGTTATGTTCTTCTTCCTGATAGCTCTTGTAGTCGAAGAACGGACGGAGGTGCTGGCCGGCGTAGTCGAATTCGTAGGCGACGTGGGCGTTGTAGACCTTGCAGTCATCGTTGTCGCAGCGGTCGTTGCCGCCACGGCCCAATCCGATGCCGAGTTCAAGACCGGCGAGATCGATTTGGAGACCGCGGATGTCGTGTTCCTTCATGCCGGCGGC contains:
- the tgt gene encoding tRNA guanosine(34) transglycosylase Tgt; its protein translation is MNRFELLKTSKKSKARLGVVHTDHGDVTTPIFMPVGTEATVKAVTPAQLKDIKAEIILANTYHLYLRPTTPRIAKAGGIHKFMAWDGPVLTDSGGFQVWSLKDLRKITPEGVEFRSILDGSKHFFSPASVMNAQREIGADIIMALDECTPFPSTAKEAEHSLKFTLKWTAEAMQWLKEHPPIHGYDQQFFGIIQGGMHKNLRKQAIERIAELGPDGFAMGGLSVGEPTETMYEIADFCTDILPQDHARYVMGVGTPWNLLELIERGVDMCDCVMPTRNARNGMLFTSEGVLRYKAARHAEEFDKPVDPNCDCYCCRNFSRAYLRHLHHAGESLGFTLASIHNLHFYLHLMREAKQHIADDTFEEWKKEKCEIL